A single window of Oerskovia paurometabola DNA harbors:
- a CDS encoding 2,3-dihydro-2,3-dihydroxybenzoate dehydrogenase, with protein sequence MSARVALVTGAAGGIGTAVVQALAAQGYVVVAGDLDGTVPTAPLGKAAAAGHVVPVRLDVTDEADVVRLVARVEAEIGPLEVLVNAAGVLSPGVVTESSLADWERMLAVNATGVYLVSREVARCLSSRRRGAIVTVASNAAGVPRVGMAAYAASKAAASSLTRSLGLELAPYGVRCNVVSPGSTRTPMLAALAGSGGPDDLRVLDESAEARVVAGVPEDFRLGIPLGRLAEARDVADAVAFLASDAARHITVHELVVDGGATLR encoded by the coding sequence ATGAGCGCTCGCGTCGCCCTCGTGACCGGCGCCGCGGGCGGCATCGGGACCGCGGTCGTGCAGGCGCTGGCGGCACAGGGGTACGTGGTCGTCGCGGGAGACCTCGACGGCACGGTCCCGACGGCGCCGCTCGGGAAGGCAGCGGCGGCCGGTCACGTCGTCCCGGTGCGCCTCGACGTGACCGACGAGGCGGACGTCGTGCGCCTCGTCGCCCGGGTCGAGGCCGAGATCGGTCCGCTCGAGGTGCTCGTGAACGCCGCGGGCGTCCTGAGTCCCGGTGTCGTGACCGAGTCCTCGCTCGCGGACTGGGAGCGCATGCTCGCGGTCAACGCGACGGGCGTCTACCTCGTCTCTCGCGAGGTCGCGCGATGTCTGTCCTCCCGTCGGCGGGGCGCGATCGTCACGGTCGCGTCGAACGCCGCGGGCGTCCCGCGCGTCGGGATGGCGGCGTACGCGGCCTCGAAGGCCGCGGCGTCGAGCCTGACCCGGTCGCTCGGTCTCGAGCTCGCGCCCTACGGGGTGCGCTGCAACGTGGTCTCGCCGGGCTCGACCCGCACGCCCATGCTCGCGGCGCTCGCCGGGTCGGGAGGCCCGGACGACCTGCGGGTCCTCGACGAGTCGGCCGAGGCGCGGGTCGTGGCCGGGGTGCCGGAGGACTTCCGGCTCGGCATCCCGCTGGGCCGCCTCGCCGAGGCCCGCGACGTGGCCGACGCGGTCGCCTTCCTCGCCTCCGACGCGGCCCGGCACATCACGGTGCACGAGCTCGTGGTCGACGGCGGCGCCACGCTCCGCTGA
- a CDS encoding isochorismatase family protein — protein sequence MGLPTIAAYDGPAPHEYPSNRVAWQVDPARAVLLVHDMQQYFVNAFDPASPVLRDAVRNISRLATTARELGVPVVLTAQPPAQRPADRGLLTDFWGPGIPDDGSALVIDELAPQPGDAVLTKWRYDAFVRTGLRDLLREQGRDQLVVTGVYAHIGCLVTACDAFMHDVQPFLVGDAVADFSLAHHRQALAWAADRCAVVGTTDDVLTHLGARVPAAAGA from the coding sequence ATGGGACTGCCGACGATCGCCGCCTACGACGGCCCGGCACCGCACGAGTACCCGAGCAACCGTGTGGCGTGGCAGGTCGACCCTGCCCGCGCGGTGCTCCTCGTGCACGACATGCAGCAGTACTTCGTGAACGCGTTCGACCCGGCGTCGCCCGTCCTGCGGGACGCCGTCCGCAACATCTCGCGCCTCGCCACGACGGCGCGCGAGCTCGGCGTACCGGTCGTCCTGACCGCCCAGCCGCCCGCGCAGCGCCCCGCCGACCGCGGCCTGCTCACCGACTTCTGGGGACCCGGCATCCCGGACGACGGCTCGGCCCTCGTGATCGACGAGCTCGCCCCGCAGCCGGGGGACGCCGTGCTGACCAAGTGGCGCTACGACGCGTTCGTCCGCACGGGCCTGCGCGACCTCCTGCGCGAGCAGGGGCGCGACCAGCTCGTCGTGACGGGCGTCTACGCCCACATCGGCTGCCTCGTCACGGCGTGCGACGCGTTCATGCACGACGTCCAGCCCTTCCTCGTCGGTGACGCCGTCGCGGACTTCTCGCTCGCCCACCACCGCCAGGCCCTCGCCTGGGCGGCGGACCGGTGCGCCGTCGTCGGGACGACGGACGACGTGCTGACCCACCTCGGGGCGCGCGTCCCCGCGGCGGCGGGGGCATGA
- the groL gene encoding chaperonin GroEL (60 kDa chaperone family; promotes refolding of misfolded polypeptides especially under stressful conditions; forms two stacked rings of heptamers to form a barrel-shaped 14mer; ends can be capped by GroES; misfolded proteins enter the barrel where they are refolded when GroES binds): MAKIIAFNEEARRGMERGLNVLADTVKVTLGPKGRNVVLDKKWGAPTITNDGVSIAKEIELDDPYEKIGAELVKEVAKKTDDVAGDGTTTATVLAQALVREGLRNVAAGSNPIALKRGIEKAVEAVTAQLLVAAKDIETKEEIAATAAISAGDPAIGELIAEALDKVGKEGVITVEESNTFGLELELTEGMRFDKGFLARYFETDPERQEAVLEDPYVLIVESKISNVKDLLPLLDQVMKAGRSLLIIAEDVEGEALATLVLNKIRGTFKSVAVKAPGFGDRRKAMLQDIAILTGGQVISETVGLKLETATLDLLGQARKVVVTKDETTIVEGAGDADLIAGRVNQIRSEIEKSDSDYDREKLQERLAKLAGGVAVIKAGAATEVELKERKHRIEDAVRNAKAAVEEGIVAGGGVALIQAGAVAFETAAITDLVGDEATGAQIVRAAIDAPLKQIAINAGLEGGVVAEKVRNLPSGHGLNAATGVYEDLLAAGVNDPVKVTRSALQNAASIAALFLTTEAVVADKPEKNQPMPGGDGGMGGMDF, from the coding sequence ATGGCAAAGATCATCGCCTTCAACGAGGAGGCTCGTCGCGGGATGGAGCGCGGGCTCAACGTCCTCGCCGACACCGTGAAGGTCACGCTCGGCCCCAAGGGCCGCAACGTCGTCCTCGACAAGAAGTGGGGCGCGCCCACCATCACCAACGATGGTGTGAGCATCGCCAAGGAGATCGAGCTCGACGACCCGTACGAGAAGATCGGTGCGGAGCTCGTCAAGGAGGTCGCCAAGAAGACCGACGACGTCGCGGGTGACGGCACCACCACCGCGACCGTGCTCGCCCAGGCGCTCGTGCGCGAGGGCCTGCGCAACGTCGCGGCCGGGTCCAACCCGATCGCCCTCAAGCGCGGCATCGAGAAGGCTGTCGAGGCCGTGACGGCCCAGCTGCTCGTCGCCGCCAAGGACATCGAGACCAAGGAAGAGATCGCCGCCACGGCCGCGATCTCGGCCGGTGACCCCGCGATCGGCGAGCTCATCGCCGAGGCCCTCGACAAGGTGGGCAAGGAAGGCGTCATCACCGTCGAGGAGTCGAACACGTTCGGCCTCGAGCTCGAGCTCACCGAGGGCATGCGCTTCGACAAGGGCTTCCTGGCCCGCTACTTCGAGACCGACCCCGAGCGTCAGGAAGCGGTCCTCGAGGACCCGTACGTCCTGATCGTCGAGTCGAAGATCTCGAACGTCAAGGACCTGCTGCCGCTGCTCGACCAGGTCATGAAGGCCGGCCGCAGCCTCCTCATCATCGCCGAGGACGTCGAGGGCGAGGCCCTGGCCACCCTCGTGCTGAACAAGATCCGTGGCACCTTCAAGTCCGTCGCCGTCAAGGCTCCGGGCTTCGGCGACCGCCGCAAGGCCATGCTGCAGGACATCGCGATCCTGACCGGTGGCCAGGTCATCTCCGAGACGGTCGGCCTCAAGCTGGAGACCGCGACCCTCGACCTGCTCGGCCAGGCTCGCAAGGTCGTCGTCACCAAGGACGAGACCACGATCGTCGAGGGTGCCGGCGACGCCGACCTCATCGCGGGTCGCGTGAACCAGATCCGTTCCGAGATCGAGAAGTCGGACTCCGACTACGACCGCGAGAAGCTCCAGGAGCGCCTCGCCAAGCTCGCCGGCGGTGTCGCTGTCATCAAGGCCGGCGCCGCGACCGAGGTGGAGCTCAAGGAGCGCAAGCACCGCATCGAGGACGCCGTCCGCAACGCGAAGGCTGCCGTCGAGGAGGGCATCGTCGCCGGTGGTGGCGTGGCCCTCATCCAGGCCGGCGCCGTCGCGTTCGAGACCGCTGCGATCACCGACCTGGTCGGCGACGAGGCGACCGGCGCGCAGATCGTGCGTGCCGCGATCGACGCTCCGCTCAAGCAGATCGCGATCAACGCCGGTCTCGAGGGTGGCGTCGTGGCCGAGAAGGTCCGCAACCTCCCCTCGGGCCACGGCCTGAACGCCGCGACCGGCGTCTACGAGGACCTGCTCGCCGCAGGCGTCAACGACCCGGTCAAGGTCACGCGCTCCGCGCTGCAGAACGCTGCGTCCATCGCAGCGCTCTTCCTGACGACCGAGGCCGTCGTCGCGGACAAGCCGGAGAAGAACCAGCCGATGCCGGGTGGCGACGGCGGCATGGGCGGCATGGACTTCTGA
- a CDS encoding glycoside hydrolase family 15 produces the protein MRTVRFATTRWRLAVLGAAIAPVVVLVTAGATPPHRPTDVHVDLYQDGVATAGDGSLLRLPDGMAATYLDGSRVLDPAALDPGWLAGGLDPRDGEVDRLTVIAGPPLATDQLRDAEAATRAAEASRAWLAAGDVPGEGTRFAALGQDALLDLHALTLENGASLAAPSPRWRFVWPRDASFTAAAYARTGHVDDALRVLDFLRSVQEADGSFQARYRPDAAGVPDDRGSQSDGNGWALWSAWTVVDAIEDPQDRAAARVRLAPLVDASTDYVLGVLDEDTALPPPSSDYWEVHPTELTLGTAAPLLAGLEAARSIYADGEQWAPAADAARAAARLRTAVEERFGPQGYPRHASGGPQDAATTFTLPPFQPTALAGAQDAWRSSVMSMLRPAGGVAPGAGWRTDGISWTPQTALFALAGASTGEVEAAESWLDWLATHRTASGAIPEKVLADGSPAAVAPLTWSSALVVLTLVELEDQRAAAATLP, from the coding sequence ATGCGCACTGTGAGGTTCGCGACGACGCGGTGGCGACTGGCGGTGCTGGGTGCAGCGATCGCCCCTGTCGTGGTGCTCGTGACCGCGGGCGCGACCCCGCCTCACCGCCCGACCGACGTGCACGTCGACCTCTACCAGGACGGTGTCGCGACGGCCGGGGACGGTTCGCTGCTGCGCCTCCCGGACGGGATGGCGGCCACCTACCTCGACGGCAGCAGGGTCCTCGACCCTGCCGCTCTCGACCCTGGGTGGCTCGCAGGCGGTCTCGACCCCCGCGACGGCGAGGTCGACCGGCTGACCGTGATCGCCGGCCCTCCGCTCGCGACGGACCAGCTCCGGGACGCCGAGGCCGCGACCCGCGCCGCGGAGGCCTCGCGCGCGTGGCTCGCCGCGGGCGACGTCCCCGGGGAAGGCACCCGGTTCGCGGCCCTCGGCCAGGACGCGCTGCTCGACCTGCACGCCCTCACGCTCGAGAACGGCGCCTCGCTCGCCGCCCCCTCCCCGAGGTGGCGCTTCGTGTGGCCGCGGGACGCGTCCTTCACGGCGGCCGCCTACGCGCGGACCGGGCACGTCGACGACGCCCTGCGGGTGCTCGACTTCCTGCGCTCGGTCCAGGAGGCCGACGGGTCGTTCCAGGCGCGCTACCGGCCCGACGCCGCGGGCGTGCCCGACGACCGCGGCAGCCAGTCCGACGGCAACGGGTGGGCCCTGTGGTCCGCCTGGACCGTGGTCGACGCGATCGAGGACCCCCAGGACCGTGCGGCGGCGCGCGTTCGGCTCGCACCTCTCGTCGACGCGTCGACGGACTACGTCCTGGGCGTCCTCGACGAGGACACGGCGCTCCCTCCGCCGTCGAGCGACTACTGGGAGGTCCACCCGACCGAGCTGACGCTCGGCACCGCGGCCCCCCTGCTCGCCGGCCTTGAGGCCGCTCGCTCGATCTACGCCGACGGCGAGCAGTGGGCACCGGCCGCCGACGCCGCTCGTGCCGCCGCCCGCCTGCGGACGGCGGTCGAGGAACGGTTCGGGCCCCAGGGATACCCGCGCCACGCGTCGGGAGGTCCGCAGGACGCGGCGACGACGTTCACCCTGCCGCCCTTCCAGCCCACGGCCCTTGCCGGGGCGCAGGACGCGTGGCGGTCGTCGGTCATGTCCATGCTCCGGCCCGCGGGCGGGGTCGCACCGGGGGCGGGCTGGCGCACCGACGGCATCTCGTGGACGCCCCAGACGGCCCTCTTCGCGCTGGCCGGGGCCTCGACCGGGGAGGTCGAGGCCGCCGAGAGCTGGCTCGACTGGCTCGCCACCCACCGGACGGCCTCGGGTGCGATCCCGGAGAAGGTCCTCGCGGACGGCTCGCCCGCGGCGGTCGCCCCGCTCACGTGGAGCTCGGCGCTCGTGGTGCTGACCCTGGTCGAGCTCGAGGACCAGCGCGCCGCAGCAGCGACGCTGCCCTGA
- a CDS encoding phytoene desaturase family protein: protein MTPARHLTEVDVVVVGSGPNGLAAAVTCARAGLSVRVLEAQPTVGGGSRTLDLGLAEGMVHDICSAVHPMAWASPFFRAFDLPSRGVELLVPEVSYAQPLPGGRAGIAYRDLDRTVDGLGPDGAAWRSLLGSLSRNPGHAVATALGDKRSVPAGLVPRGIPTAARFGLGVLEQGTGLWDRRFVGDVAPALLTGVAAHGIAPVPSLASAGVAMLLASLAHSEGGWPIPRGGSGAIVTALVADLEAHGGQVVTDHPVRSESDLPPARAIIFDTTPRTVVEVFGSRLTGRAARALTAFPYGNAAAKVDFVLRGPVPWKHADVGRAGTVHVGGTRAEMAAAEGAVAEGRHAERPMVLVSDPSVVDPSRRAGDLRPLWAYAHVPAGSTLDVTEAITAQIERFAPGFRDVVVTSRCVPAARMSEHNANYVGGDIAAGAVNLWRVIARPTARLDPYATGLDGVYLCSASTPPGPGVHGLGGWYAAQRVLRREFDVPHLPRLAP from the coding sequence GTGACCCCCGCCCGGCACCTGACCGAGGTGGACGTCGTCGTCGTGGGTTCGGGTCCCAACGGGCTCGCGGCGGCCGTGACGTGCGCCCGGGCCGGACTGTCCGTGCGCGTCCTGGAGGCGCAGCCCACGGTCGGCGGGGGCTCCCGCACGCTGGACCTCGGGCTGGCCGAGGGCATGGTCCACGACATCTGCTCGGCCGTGCACCCCATGGCGTGGGCGTCGCCGTTCTTCCGGGCGTTCGACCTGCCGTCGCGTGGCGTCGAGCTGCTCGTCCCGGAGGTCTCGTACGCCCAGCCGCTGCCGGGCGGCCGCGCGGGGATCGCCTACCGCGACCTCGACCGGACGGTCGACGGCCTGGGGCCCGACGGCGCCGCGTGGCGCTCGCTCCTCGGCTCGCTGTCCCGGAACCCCGGGCACGCGGTCGCGACGGCGCTCGGTGACAAGCGCAGCGTCCCCGCGGGCCTCGTTCCTCGTGGGATCCCGACCGCGGCGCGTTTCGGCCTCGGGGTCCTCGAGCAGGGCACGGGGCTGTGGGACCGGCGCTTCGTGGGCGACGTCGCACCGGCGCTCCTCACGGGGGTCGCCGCGCACGGGATCGCCCCCGTGCCGTCGCTCGCCTCGGCCGGGGTCGCGATGCTCCTCGCCTCGCTCGCGCACTCCGAGGGCGGCTGGCCGATCCCGCGCGGTGGTTCGGGAGCGATCGTGACCGCGCTCGTCGCGGACCTCGAGGCGCACGGTGGCCAGGTCGTGACCGACCACCCGGTCCGCTCGGAGTCGGACCTCCCGCCCGCGCGCGCGATCATCTTCGACACGACACCGCGCACGGTCGTCGAGGTCTTCGGGTCCCGCCTGACCGGCCGGGCCGCGCGCGCGCTCACGGCGTTCCCGTACGGCAACGCGGCGGCCAAGGTCGACTTCGTCCTGCGCGGCCCCGTGCCGTGGAAGCACGCCGACGTCGGACGGGCGGGCACCGTCCACGTCGGCGGCACGCGCGCCGAGATGGCCGCGGCAGAGGGCGCTGTCGCCGAGGGCAGGCACGCCGAGCGTCCCATGGTGCTCGTGAGCGACCCCAGCGTCGTCGACCCGTCGCGCAGGGCGGGAGACCTCCGCCCCCTGTGGGCCTACGCGCACGTCCCCGCCGGCTCGACCCTCGACGTCACCGAGGCGATCACCGCACAGATCGAGCGCTTCGCACCCGGCTTCCGCGACGTCGTCGTGACCTCGCGCTGCGTACCCGCAGCGCGCATGAGCGAGCACAACGCCAACTACGTGGGCGGGGACATCGCGGCGGGGGCCGTCAACCTGTGGAGGGTGATCGCCCGCCCGACGGCACGGCTCGACCCGTACGCGACCGGCCTCGACGGGGTCTACCTGTGCTCGGCCTCCACACCACCGGGACCGGGGGTGCACGGGCTCGGCGGCTGGTACGCGGCCCAGCGCGTGCTGCGGCGAGAGTTCGACGTGCCGCACCTGCCTCGCCTGGCTCCCTGA
- a CDS encoding cold-shock protein, with protein sequence MAQGTVKWFNAEKGFGFITPDSGGQDLFVHYSSIQSDGYRSLDEGQQVEYEQGQGQKGPQAEQVRAL encoded by the coding sequence ATGGCACAGGGCACCGTCAAGTGGTTCAACGCCGAGAAGGGCTTCGGGTTCATCACGCCGGACTCGGGCGGGCAGGACCTCTTCGTCCACTACAGCTCGATCCAGAGCGACGGCTACCGCTCGCTCGACGAGGGTCAGCAGGTCGAGTACGAGCAGGGGCAGGGTCAGAAGGGCCCCCAGGCCGAGCAGGTGCGCGCGCTCTGA
- a CDS encoding LytR C-terminal domain-containing protein, protein MSKSDYPYAPDEFDVPAPEGAPVGVYRAPRSGWSKTWPFLLVAVIFAGLAVGGVAAISGGFSQKPSAEAEQPAAQPPADDAGAEEPPTDDGAAEEPPADGEGAEEPPTTEETPAPPATDVTALLAAADKGAYVRVLNDDGPEGESRVGKDALQAKGFTKVEFAPYPGDSGLAANTVWYTANRKETATAVAAVLGIPAEQMTQTQVREGDVVVVVKTALTPAP, encoded by the coding sequence GTGAGCAAGAGCGATTACCCCTACGCGCCTGACGAGTTCGACGTCCCCGCGCCCGAGGGCGCGCCCGTGGGGGTCTATCGCGCTCCACGCAGCGGCTGGAGCAAGACCTGGCCCTTCCTCCTCGTCGCGGTGATCTTCGCTGGTCTCGCGGTCGGCGGGGTCGCTGCCATCTCCGGTGGGTTCAGCCAGAAGCCTTCGGCCGAGGCGGAGCAGCCCGCCGCGCAGCCCCCGGCCGACGACGCGGGTGCCGAGGAGCCTCCGACGGACGACGGAGCGGCCGAGGAGCCTCCGGCGGACGGCGAGGGTGCCGAGGAGCCCCCCACCACGGAGGAGACGCCGGCACCTCCCGCCACGGACGTCACGGCCCTGCTCGCGGCCGCGGACAAGGGCGCGTACGTCCGCGTCCTGAACGACGACGGTCCCGAGGGCGAGTCCCGCGTCGGCAAGGACGCGCTCCAGGCGAAGGGTTTCACCAAGGTCGAGTTCGCGCCCTACCCCGGTGACTCCGGGCTCGCGGCCAACACCGTCTGGTACACCGCGAACCGCAAGGAGACGGCGACGGCCGTCGCCGCGGTCCTCGGCATCCCCGCGGAGCAGATGACCCAGACGCAGGTGCGCGAGGGCGACGTGGTCGTGGTCGTGAAGACGGCGCTCACGCCCGCTCCCTGA
- a CDS encoding DUF3263 domain-containing protein, which yields MSEAFAATEHLVAPAEADDAPATDSGLSARDQEILAFERQWWKYAGAKEQAVRELFDMTATRYYQALNSLIDSPAALAHDPMLVKRLRRMRSTRQRARSARRLGDI from the coding sequence ATGAGCGAAGCGTTCGCCGCGACCGAGCACCTCGTCGCGCCCGCCGAGGCGGACGACGCGCCGGCCACGGACTCGGGGCTCTCGGCCCGCGACCAGGAGATCCTGGCCTTCGAGCGGCAGTGGTGGAAGTACGCCGGGGCCAAGGAGCAGGCGGTCCGTGAGCTCTTCGACATGACCGCGACGCGCTACTACCAGGCGCTCAACTCCCTGATCGACTCGCCGGCGGCCCTCGCGCACGACCCGATGCTCGTCAAGCGGCTGCGTCGGATGCGGTCCACCCGGCAGCGCGCACGCTCCGCACGTCGCCTCGGCGACATTTAG
- a CDS encoding uracil-DNA glycosylase, whose product MAPDWAEALAPVEPQLRAVGDFLRAEAAAGRPYEPAPSDILRAFQRPLADVRVLIVGQDPYPTPGHAMGLSFSVQPHVRPVPRSLQNIYAEMATDLGTPTPVHGDLSAWSDQGVMLLNRVLTVGAGDTGSHRRKGWEVVTEAAIRALVARDQPLVAILWGRDAATLKPLLGDTPVVESAHPSPLSARRGFFGSRPFSRVNELLVAQGSAPVDWTLPTA is encoded by the coding sequence ATGGCCCCCGACTGGGCCGAGGCGCTCGCCCCCGTCGAGCCCCAGCTCCGGGCCGTGGGCGACTTCCTGCGCGCGGAAGCGGCGGCCGGACGCCCGTACGAGCCGGCGCCGTCGGACATCCTGCGCGCCTTCCAGCGACCGCTCGCCGACGTGCGCGTCCTGATCGTGGGCCAGGACCCGTACCCGACGCCCGGGCACGCCATGGGACTGTCCTTCTCGGTCCAACCGCACGTGCGACCGGTCCCACGCTCGCTCCAGAACATCTACGCCGAGATGGCGACCGACCTCGGCACCCCCACGCCCGTGCACGGCGACCTGTCCGCGTGGAGCGACCAGGGCGTCATGCTGCTCAACAGGGTCCTGACGGTCGGCGCGGGCGACACCGGCTCGCACCGCCGCAAGGGCTGGGAGGTCGTCACCGAGGCCGCGATCCGCGCCCTCGTGGCCCGCGACCAGCCGCTCGTCGCGATCCTCTGGGGCCGCGACGCCGCGACGCTCAAGCCCCTCCTGGGCGACACCCCGGTCGTCGAGAGCGCGCACCCCAGCCCGCTGTCCGCGCGGCGCGGGTTCTTCGGGTCGCGGCCCTTCTCGCGCGTCAACGAGCTGCTCGTGGCCCAGGGGTCGGCGCCCGTCGACTGGACGCTGCCGACGGCCTGA
- a CDS encoding SGNH/GDSL hydrolase family protein, whose translation MTTSHPDRDNAPRWASYVAIGDSFTEGLWDPYPNDPDRQRGWADLLAGHLSTRRSAAGHAPLEYANLAIRGRLLRSILSEQVPAALALKPDLVSLIGGGNDILRPAADIDRLARNLDHAVGRLRAEGIDVLLGTGFDTSGSPLVGLTRGRVGVFNAHIWSIARRHGAHVLDLWGMASLHDWRMWSDDRIHLTPDGHRRVAQAALVGLGQAPDDVAWDDPLSPLPPVPLLDRARQNAEWVRVHVYPWATRRLRGHSSGDLREPKAPVLTPVQSQ comes from the coding sequence GTGACCACCTCGCACCCGGACAGAGACAACGCGCCCCGCTGGGCCAGCTACGTCGCGATCGGCGACTCGTTCACGGAAGGTCTCTGGGACCCCTACCCGAACGACCCGGACCGCCAGCGCGGCTGGGCCGACCTCCTCGCAGGGCACCTGTCGACGCGACGCAGCGCCGCAGGCCACGCCCCGCTCGAGTACGCCAACCTCGCGATCCGCGGCCGGCTCCTGCGCTCGATCCTCTCGGAGCAGGTACCGGCCGCACTCGCGCTCAAGCCCGACCTGGTGAGCCTCATCGGCGGGGGCAACGACATCCTGCGCCCCGCCGCCGACATCGACCGCCTGGCCCGCAACCTGGACCACGCCGTCGGACGCCTGCGCGCCGAGGGCATCGACGTCCTGCTGGGCACGGGCTTCGACACGTCGGGCTCGCCCCTCGTGGGCCTCACGCGCGGACGGGTGGGCGTGTTCAACGCCCACATCTGGTCGATCGCGCGCCGCCACGGCGCCCACGTCCTGGACCTGTGGGGCATGGCGTCGCTGCACGACTGGCGCATGTGGTCCGACGACCGGATCCACCTCACGCCTGACGGGCACCGGCGCGTCGCGCAGGCCGCGCTCGTGGGCCTGGGCCAGGCGCCCGACGACGTCGCGTGGGACGACCCGTTGTCTCCCCTGCCGCCCGTCCCGCTCCTCGACCGTGCCCGGCAGAACGCCGAGTGGGTGCGCGTGCACGTGTACCCGTGGGCGACGCGGCGCCTGCGGGGCCACTCGTCGGGCGACCTGCGCGAGCCCAAGGCCCCCGTGCTGACGCCGGTGCAGTCGCAGTAG
- a CDS encoding DsbA family protein — MSNEPRQTKADRRDAARAEALALREAQAKRDKRNRAITIGALVGGLAVLIGAFLWVFIPAMNQKDAQKTEPLTGVTAPAAANDTGGIPVGTDGVAGTSTEGAVELGVYFDYMCPICGDFESVNAASIDEMRTAGDITLVQHPVAILDRFSSGSQFSTRSASAAAYVAEHAPEQFNAFNEAMFANQPEENTAGLTDAQIAEIATTAGVPADVADKIAAGDATKEFGKWAEGATNLATQNPDLANPQTGGFGTPTITINGERWDGNWTDPAELKKAVEAAKG, encoded by the coding sequence ATGTCGAACGAACCCCGTCAGACCAAGGCCGACCGCCGCGACGCGGCCCGTGCCGAAGCCCTCGCGCTGCGCGAGGCGCAGGCCAAGCGCGACAAGCGCAACCGTGCGATCACCATCGGCGCCCTCGTCGGTGGCCTGGCCGTGCTCATCGGCGCCTTCCTCTGGGTCTTCATCCCCGCGATGAACCAGAAGGACGCCCAGAAGACCGAGCCGCTCACGGGCGTCACGGCGCCCGCCGCGGCCAACGACACGGGCGGCATCCCGGTCGGTACGGACGGCGTCGCGGGGACCAGCACCGAGGGTGCCGTCGAGCTCGGCGTGTACTTCGACTACATGTGCCCCATCTGCGGTGACTTCGAGTCCGTCAACGCCGCCTCGATCGACGAGATGCGCACGGCCGGGGACATCACCCTGGTGCAGCACCCGGTCGCGATCCTCGACCGCTTCTCGTCCGGCAGCCAGTTCTCGACGCGCTCCGCCTCCGCGGCCGCGTACGTCGCCGAGCACGCCCCGGAGCAGTTCAACGCGTTCAACGAGGCGATGTTCGCCAACCAGCCCGAGGAAAACACGGCCGGCCTGACCGACGCGCAGATCGCCGAGATCGCCACGACCGCAGGCGTCCCGGCCGACGTGGCGGACAAGATCGCCGCGGGCGACGCGACCAAGGAGTTCGGCAAGTGGGCCGAGGGGGCGACCAACCTCGCCACGCAGAACCCCGACCTCGCCAACCCGCAGACCGGTGGCTTCGGCACGCCGACCATCACGATCAACGGGGAGCGCTGGGACGGCAACTGGACCGACCCGGCCGAGCTCAAGAAGGCCGTCGAGGCAGCCAAGGGCTGA